A genomic window from Megalobrama amblycephala isolate DHTTF-2021 linkage group LG2, ASM1881202v1, whole genome shotgun sequence includes:
- the LOC125262786 gene encoding olfactory receptor 52D1-like translates to MENGANFTYIRLTGYLNLDFKMNYFLFSVITVLYSTIIFANSFLIGVICSAKALHKPMYLFLCSLFVNELYGSTALFPSLQVNLILNNNEISLIYCYLQIFCLYTYAMIEFCNLAVMSFDRFVSICYPLQYNRIMTPFRVGVLIALVWSNCFIQFLILFSFNSKLQLCGNIMDKVWCDNYLLVKLACSKTSLNNTYGIYVNVMTAMIPLTLILYSYTRILRICLSFTKEAKQKALSTCAPHIISLLNFSLGCFFETIQSRFDNIRMPALLRIIISVYFLMFQPVLSPIMYGIRLKNIRQVCKNLVVSKVGIT, encoded by the coding sequence atggaaaatggTGCAAATTTTACATACATCAGACTAACTGGATATCTTAATTTGGATTTCAAGATGAATTACTTCTTGTTTAGTGTGATAACTGTGCTGTATTCTACAATCATATTTGCCAATAGCTTTCTTATTGGTGTTATTTGTTCAGCAAAAGCCCTTCATAAACCAATGTATCTGTTCCTCTGTAGTTTGTTTGTTAATGAATTGTATGGCAGCACAGCTTTATTTCCTTCCCTTCAAGTTAACTTGATTTTGAATAACAATGAGATTTCTCTTATTTATTGTTACTTACAGATTTTTTGCTTATACACATATGCAATGATTGAATTTTGTAATTTAGCAGTTATGTCTTTTGATAGATTTGTGTCCATCTGTTATCCATTACAGTATAACAGAATCATGACCCCTTTTAGAGTGGGTGTGTTAATTGCATTGGTGTGGTCAAATTGTttcattcaatttttaattcttttcTCTTTTAATTCCAAGTTACAACTGTGTGGAAACATTATGGACAAAGTATGGTGTGACAATTATTTACTTGTGAAACTTGCTTGTTCAAAAACCTCTTTGAATAATACTTACGGCATTTATGTTAATGTGATGACAGCGATGATTCCACTGACACTAATTCTTTATTCATACACAAGAATTCTAAGAATATGTTTGAGTTTTACTAAAGAAGCAAAACAGAAGGCTCTAAGCACATGTGCACCACACATCATTTCACTATTAAACTTTTCTTTGGGCTGCTTCTTTGAAACGATCCAAAGCAGGTTTGATAATATAAGAATGCCAGCTTTGTTACGTATAATAATTTCAGTCTATTTTCTGATGTTTCAGCCAGTGCTTAGCCCTATTATGTATGGAATAAGACTGAAAAATATCAGACAAGTATGTAAAAATTTGGTTGTATCAAAAGTAGGTATTACATAA